From a single Ascaphus truei isolate aAscTru1 chromosome 2, aAscTru1.hap1, whole genome shotgun sequence genomic region:
- the LOC142488854 gene encoding uncharacterized protein LOC142488854: protein MPAKRGKSDAGGSGSATRASTRQSERTVQGSDVARSASAVAGSASAVAGSGSAVAGSGSAGARSASAVAGSGSAAGGSVADGVSGGGVLAGGQLLESLPLEEGESSQHQASSEPKPAWKKRVEKPRNPRFNDQENTALVTGILEHYDSIYGHLVGRTSSSSRKEMWDTIVIGVNACRNSVRDKYHCRKRFDDIRSKLKKKIQDQRVHATGTGGGPTPQRLILTPLEELLRAKLLPVVVEGLAGDRDIGIYPSQFPPVAPGGHVSPETEQVSSPGSGSSTHLEEHDDEDDDDDATAIDTEIQSSEHEEVPIETVLPPNRPSTTTYDAIVASEGKIVEAENLRHSDLMTVLERMIALQEETISQLAHLHRVFIEVPKQLQKINTSFEALVVQQTQANYLRMTTVPHLNFNTSQAGSLHAGNFSPHASDLHSPGPNVTGQVADIAVQVPDDILPLPSVQNQELTPTKEATKKKQHKQLLLTSFWTQTKKDTHETDQPSLVQCLPTCSHVSVGTSPVGESLAKSPVGEQSLPTSPVSESLPKSPVGEQSLPKSPVGESLPKSPVGESLATSPACEVPEATQSGSVVAKVVAKRKRKIQETSSRPVTRSQKEQKKKNIIIH, encoded by the exons atgcccgcaaagcgtgggaagagtgatgctggtgggagtgggagtgctactcgtgcgagtacacgtcagagtgaacgtactgttcaggggagtgatgttgctaggagtgcgagtgctgttgctgggagtgcgagtgctgttgctgggagtgggagtgctgttgctgggagtgggagtgctggtgctaggagtgcgagtgctgttgctgggagtgggagtgctgctggtggctcagttgctgatggggtgtctggtggtggcgtgcttgctggtggccagcttttggagtctcttccattggaagaaggagagtccagtcagcaccaggcaagctctgagcctaaacctgcttggaagaaacgtgtggagaagccacgtaatcctcgcttcaatgaccaggaaaatacagctcttgtcactgggattctggagcactatgacagtatctatggacatttagtag ggcggacaagttcatcaagcagaaaagaaatgtgggacacaatagtcattggtgtcaatgcgtgtcggaatagtgtcagggacaagtatcattgtcggaaaagatttgatgatattaggtcaaaattgaaaaagaaaatacaagaccaacgcgtgcatgctactggcactggaggtgggccgacaccacaacgtctgatattaactccattggaggagctgcttcgggcaaaattacttcccgtcgtcgtggaaggcttggctggtgaccgtgatattggaatttatccctcacaatttccaccag ttgcccctggaggacatgtgtcacctgagacggaacaagtgtcttcacctgggtcaggcagctcaacacacctagaag aacatgatgatgaagatgatgatgatgatgccaccgccatagacacagaaatacaatcaagtgagcatgaagaggttccaattgaaacagttttaccgccaaatcgtccatcaactaccacatacgatgcaattgtagcttctgagggaaaaattgtggaagcagaaaatcttcggcattctgatctgatgacagtgctggaaaggatgattgcactgcaggaagaaacgatatcacaattggcacatctccacagagtcttcattgaagtgcctaaacagttgcaaaaaatcaacacctcattcgaagcattagttgttcagcaaacccaagcaaattacttgagaatgactactgtaccacatttgaacttcaacacctcacaggcaggatctttacatgctggtaatttttcaccacatgcatctgatcttcattccccaggtccgaatgttaccggtcaagtagcagacattgctgtgcaggttcctgacgacatcctaccgctgccatctgtacaaaatcaggagctgacacctacaaaggaggcgacaaaaaaaaaacagcacaagcagttactactgaccagtttttggacacaaacaaaaaaagacacacatgaaacagaccaaccatcacttgtgcagtgtctaccaacttgctcacatgtgtcagtgggcacaagccctgtcggtgagtcactggccaaaagccctgtcggtgaacagtcactgcccacaagccctgtaagtgagtcactgcccaaaagccctgtcggtgaacagtcactgcccaaaagccctgtaggtgagtcactgcccaaaagccctgtaggtgagtcactggccacaagccctgcctgtgaagtgccagaggccactcaaagtggctctgttgtggctaaagttgttgcaaaacgaaaaaggaaaatacaagagacatcaagcaggcctgttactcgctctcaaaaggaacaaaaaaaaaaaaatattataattcactaa